The genomic DNA TCGGCCGCGCCGTCCAGAAGGCGGTTGCGTCCTGCGGCCTGCCGGAGGGGACCTTCTCGCTGCTGTTCGATGCCGGCCAGTCGATCGGGCAGGGGCTGGTGGCCGATCCCCGGATCGCGGCAGTCGGCTTCACGGGCTCGCGCCGGGGCGGCACCGCCCTGATGGCGATCGCGGCCGGGCGCCCGTCGCCGATCCCGGTCTACGCCGAGATGAGCAGCATCAACCCGGTGCTGCTGTTCCCCGGCGCGCTCGCCGCGCGGGGTGCCGCGATCGGCAAGGCATTCGCGGCCTCGCTGACGCTCGGCGCCGGGCAGTTCTGCACCAATCCCGGCCTGCTCCTGGCGCTGCCGGGTCCGGGTCTCGACGCCTTCCTCGAGGCGGCCGGCGCGGCCCTGCGCGAGAGCCCGGCCGCGACCATGCTGACGCCCGGCATCCAGCGCGCGTACCGCGAGGCCGTGGCGCGGGTGGCCGGCCACGCCGCCGTCACCCGCATCGCCGAGGGCACGGAGGGCGGGGCGACCCAGGGCCGGGCGACCCTGTTCGCCGCGGACTCGGACGTGTTCCTGGCGGATCCCGAGCTGCAGGAGGAGATGTTCGGCGCCTCGGGGCTCGTGGTGCGCTGCGCGGACTTCGCCGCGATGCGGGCGGTCCTGGAGCGTCTGGAGGGCCAGCTCACGGCCTCGCTGCACCTCGCGCCGGAGGATCACGCGGCCGCCCGGGACCTGCTGCCGCTCCTGGAGCGCCGCGTCGGCCGGATCCTGGTGGACGGGTTCGGAACCGGTGTCGAGGTGGCGCACGCCATGGTGCATGGCGGGCCTTACCCGGCGACCTCGGACGGGCGCACGACCTCGGTGGGCAGCCTCGCGATCGACCGGTTCCTGCGGCCGGTGAGCTACCAGGACGTCCCCGACGCCCTGCTGCCGGCGGCGCTCCAGGCCGCCAACCCGCTGGGCCTGCCCCGCCGGATCGACGGCACGCCCGAGCGCCGCTGAGCCGCTTCGGGCAGGGGCCGGACGGCCGCGATCCGCCGCTTGCCAGGGGCGGGCGCGGCGTCTAGACAGCCTCCGCTCACCTTGGGGCGTCGCCAAGTGGTAAGGCAGCGGTTTTTGGTACCGCCATTCCCAGGTTCGAATCCTGGCGCCCCAGCCAACAATTCAGCTAAGCCCCTCAGTTCGTTAAGCTTCTCGGCCAGGCGCCCTGCAGGGTGAGCCGGTTGCTACACACTGCTGCTACACAAGCCGCCTGCTGGGCGGTGGGGGAGCGGGGTGAGATACATCGCCAACGTCGTCCTGCGCGGGCGCGTCTTCCACTTCCGGCGGCGCGTGCCGGACGACCTTCGACCCAGGCTGCGGCTTAATGAACTCGTGCGCAGCCTCGCGACCGCCAACCCCCGCACTGCCAAGCTGTGGGCCTATCGGTTATACCTCGCCTCGGAGAGCCTGTTCGTAGCCCTCCGCGCGACGCCGATGCTGACCGACGCCCAACTCGCCCACCTCGTGCAGGAGTTCTACAGCCTGATCCTCGATCAGGATGGGCAGGGGCGCCTGACGCACGGCGCAATCACGAACGAGCTTCGACAACACCGCGTCGTCCAGTACGAAACGATGGCCGCGCGCAATCGCGAGGCACTCGCCTGTAACCGTCTCGAAGAGGCGGGTTTCGTCACCAACCACATGCTCAGCAAGCAGGGCATCGTGGGCAGCGACCTCAATCCGACCGAACTCGCCCGGGCGCGACAAGCCATGCTGCGCGCCGGCATCGACGTCGCCGAGGCGCTGAAGGCACGCCTCGAGGGCGACTTCAACTACGAGCCGCGTGACCGCCTGCTCAAGGCGCAGCTTGCCGCACGCGACGCGGCCCCGGTGCCCGCCTCACCCGAGACCGTGCCAGAACCGCGGAGGACTGAGCCGGTGGCGACGCCACCGCAGCCGTCCGAGTTTCTATCGGCGGTGGGCGTCGCCTTCCGCAACACGCAGATCGTCACTCAGACCTGGGACAAGCAGACGGCGGCCCAAGCCGGGGCGACCTTCCGCCTGTTCGTTGACGTCTGCGGGGACCGGCCACTGGCCGCCTACAGCCGCAAGGATGTCGGCCACTTCCGGGACCGGGTCGAACGGTTGCCGAACGACTATGGCAAGCATCCCCGCTACCGCGACCTCACCGTCGAAGCGATCCTGTTACTCCACGAGGCACTGCCGGAAGCCCGGCGCGCTCGCCCCATCACGCAGCGAACCGTGAAGCGACATTTCTCGGCGCTTTCTGCACTCTGGACCGCGGCCGT from Methylobacterium oryzae includes the following:
- a CDS encoding aldehyde dehydrogenase (NADP(+)), with product MTLRGENLIGAEARRGTEAAFRAVEAATGQALEPDFPGASRGDLDRACALAEAAFDTFRETDPEARAGFLEAIAANILEIGDDLVTRCMAETGLPRPRIEGERARTVGQLRLFAGVVREGSYVEARIDPALPDRKPLPRPDLRLRRIAVGPVAVFGASNFPLAFSVAGGDTASALAAGCPVVVKAHPAHPGTSELVGRAVQKAVASCGLPEGTFSLLFDAGQSIGQGLVADPRIAAVGFTGSRRGGTALMAIAAGRPSPIPVYAEMSSINPVLLFPGALAARGAAIGKAFAASLTLGAGQFCTNPGLLLALPGPGLDAFLEAAGAALRESPAATMLTPGIQRAYREAVARVAGHAAVTRIAEGTEGGATQGRATLFAADSDVFLADPELQEEMFGASGLVVRCADFAAMRAVLERLEGQLTASLHLAPEDHAAARDLLPLLERRVGRILVDGFGTGVEVAHAMVHGGPYPATSDGRTTSVGSLAIDRFLRPVSYQDVPDALLPAALQAANPLGLPRRIDGTPERR
- a CDS encoding site-specific integrase, giving the protein MRYIANVVLRGRVFHFRRRVPDDLRPRLRLNELVRSLATANPRTAKLWAYRLYLASESLFVALRATPMLTDAQLAHLVQEFYSLILDQDGQGRLTHGAITNELRQHRVVQYETMAARNREALACNRLEEAGFVTNHMLSKQGIVGSDLNPTELARARQAMLRAGIDVAEALKARLEGDFNYEPRDRLLKAQLAARDAAPVPASPETVPEPRRTEPVATPPQPSEFLSAVGVAFRNTQIVTQTWDKQTAAQAGATFRLFVDVCGDRPLAAYSRKDVGHFRDRVERLPNDYGKHPRYRDLTVEAILLLHEALPEARRARPITQRTVKRHFSALSALWTAAVARDQAAANIFSGFRFASSRKASEQRDMWERDELSRLFATPIWTGCASPARRTTRGTLVVRDEKFWLPLIAVFSGMRQEEICQLHVEDIRQDEGVWFIDINDRPPRKLKNATAVRRVPIHSELIRLGFLAHVDKQRRVRQARVFPNLEPGGADARLGHAFTKWFTRYRRDVGVYRSGLDFHSFRHTATTLMHQAGVAAAVIDHVTGHATAGETARYTKRSTLPQLRTAIEMIAIGVDLSALHTDARG